A window of the Plectropomus leopardus isolate mb unplaced genomic scaffold, YSFRI_Pleo_2.0 unplaced_scaffold2992, whole genome shotgun sequence genome harbors these coding sequences:
- the LOC121938561 gene encoding neuron navigator 2-like: MLEAVREGLQLYGRRAAWEDPAAWVIDTYPWSATPTPSDWPPLLQLRPEDVGFDGYSAPREGVRKEPPQSDSDADPLMNMLMRLKEAATSSSPQSYDSDSNSNSHQDDILDSSLESTL; this comes from the exons ATGCTGGAGGCCGTACGAGAGGGActgcag CTGTATGGTCGCAGGGCTGCGTGGGAGGACCCTGCTGCTTGGGTGATTGACACTTACCCGTGGTCAGCCACACCCACTCCATCTGATTGGCCCCCGCTGCTGCAGCTCCGCCCAGAGGATGTGGGATTTGATGGCTATTCTGCCCCGAGGGAAGGTGTCAGGAAAGAGCCACCACAGAGCGACAGCGATGCAGACCCACTG ATGAACATGCTGATGCGTCTGAAGGAGGCAGCGACGTCATCGAGCCCGCAGAGCTACGACAGCGACTCCAACAGCAACAGCCACCAGGACGACATCCTGGACTCGTCGCTGGAGTCGACTTTGTGA